In the Paramisgurnus dabryanus chromosome 5, PD_genome_1.1, whole genome shotgun sequence genome, one interval contains:
- the LOC135774408 gene encoding uncharacterized protein isoform X1: MRRNGDIALQGPDAGTARSTGCVKQELVTCATHWFEGLIGKNALTLGADWMRDRKPYAVGTREQNTTAEEHPSNIMTSGGVSLINMSNWQCGKRKIRHLYLVNNKSFKVAKEGTNEDPMVPLFLGADLFSDTDIRSENQPRYHAKFAKRGLATKLVFSSDCRFQGLRLPFSSNSLWFYSIHGVFRVAFELYSKQDQLSVMECFQDLWKSRIDDDKLNLTYHLDTQVDVQEAQTVTCESSQSHLNSEGEKALNNVQAFTDQSTNSSSTDHDYCSSTEQSNTIQSALLGQKLNIIGDKVKFITNIEEDQLNTTMKILDYVECCITEKPDEGRLTDLVMTLLQTHFQRISIYSSALMKSISGWLGQQFNAANGAISHRVEDFKAQHIEHITDLPPPEELASELFPEAMRNLLAHWMGLSEEADEWKRHSEYPILLLILEFANHNLITGVAHVLYSSLISK; encoded by the exons GTTCGAAGGGCTGATCGGTAAAAACGCGCTGACGCTAGGCGCTGATTGGATGAGAGACCGGAAACCGTATGCAGTGGGAACGCGAGAACAAAATACAACCGCTGAAGAACACCCAAGCaa TATCATGACATCTGGTGGGGTTTCTCTCATCAATATGTCAAACTGGCAATGCGGTAAAAGAAAAATACGGCACTTGTATCTTGTAAACAACAAGTCATTTAAAGTTGCTAAAGAAGGTACTAATGAG gaTCCGATGGTTCCTCTGTTTCTTGGAGCTGATCTGTTCTCAGACACAGACATACGCAGTGAAAACCAACCCAGATATCATGCCAAATTTGCTAAGCGAGGACTAGCAACTAAACTAGTTTTCTCATCAG ACTGCAGATTTCAGGGATTGAGACTTCCTTTCTCCAGTAACAGTCTGTGGTTTTATAGTATACATGGTGTTTTTCGAGTGGCTTTTGAACTTTATAGCAAACAAGATCAGCTGTCAGTCATGGAGTGCTTTCAA GATCTTTGGAAGTCTCGGATAGATGATGATAAACTAAACCTGACCTATCATCTTGACACCCAAGTGGATGTTCAGGAGGCACAAACAGTTACATGTGAATCCTCCCAAAGCCATCTGAACTCTGAAGGAGAAAAGGCTTTGAACAACGTTCAGGCATTTACAGATCAGTCCACTAATTCATCATCTACAGACCACGACTACTGTTCCTCAACAGAGCAATCGAACACAATCCAGTCTGCTTTACTTGGTCAGAAACTTAACATCATTGGAGATAAAGTAAAGTTTATTACAAACATAGAAGAGGATCAGTTAAACACCACTATGAAGATCCTGGACTATGTCGAGTGTTGCATCACCGAGAAGCCGGATGAGGGGAGACTGACGGACTTGGTGATGACCCTGCTTCAAACACATTTTCAAAGGATCTCCATCTACTCCAGCGCACTGATGAAATCCATTTCAGGATGGCTCGGCCAGCAGTTCAACGCGGCTAACGGCGCTATCAGTCATCGGGTTGAAGATTTTAAGGCCCAGCATATTGAACACATCACAGACCTGCCGCCTCCAGAGGAACTGGCGTCTGAACTTTTCCCAGAGGCCATGAGGAATCTTCTCGCCCACTGGATGGGTTTGAGCGAAGAGGCAGACGAATGGAAAAGGCACAGCGAATATCCCATCTTATTGCTTATCCTCGAATTTGCCAATCACAATCTTATCACAGGAGTGGCCCATGTATTATATTCCAGTTTAATATCCAAATAA
- the LOC135774408 gene encoding uncharacterized protein isoform X2 translates to MTSGGVSLINMSNWQCGKRKIRHLYLVNNKSFKVAKEGTNEDPMVPLFLGADLFSDTDIRSENQPRYHAKFAKRGLATKLVFSSDCRFQGLRLPFSSNSLWFYSIHGVFRVAFELYSKQDQLSVMECFQDLWKSRIDDDKLNLTYHLDTQVDVQEAQTVTCESSQSHLNSEGEKALNNVQAFTDQSTNSSSTDHDYCSSTEQSNTIQSALLGQKLNIIGDKVKFITNIEEDQLNTTMKILDYVECCITEKPDEGRLTDLVMTLLQTHFQRISIYSSALMKSISGWLGQQFNAANGAISHRVEDFKAQHIEHITDLPPPEELASELFPEAMRNLLAHWMGLSEEADEWKRHSEYPILLLILEFANHNLITGVAHVLYSSLISK, encoded by the exons ATGACATCTGGTGGGGTTTCTCTCATCAATATGTCAAACTGGCAATGCGGTAAAAGAAAAATACGGCACTTGTATCTTGTAAACAACAAGTCATTTAAAGTTGCTAAAGAAGGTACTAATGAG gaTCCGATGGTTCCTCTGTTTCTTGGAGCTGATCTGTTCTCAGACACAGACATACGCAGTGAAAACCAACCCAGATATCATGCCAAATTTGCTAAGCGAGGACTAGCAACTAAACTAGTTTTCTCATCAG ACTGCAGATTTCAGGGATTGAGACTTCCTTTCTCCAGTAACAGTCTGTGGTTTTATAGTATACATGGTGTTTTTCGAGTGGCTTTTGAACTTTATAGCAAACAAGATCAGCTGTCAGTCATGGAGTGCTTTCAA GATCTTTGGAAGTCTCGGATAGATGATGATAAACTAAACCTGACCTATCATCTTGACACCCAAGTGGATGTTCAGGAGGCACAAACAGTTACATGTGAATCCTCCCAAAGCCATCTGAACTCTGAAGGAGAAAAGGCTTTGAACAACGTTCAGGCATTTACAGATCAGTCCACTAATTCATCATCTACAGACCACGACTACTGTTCCTCAACAGAGCAATCGAACACAATCCAGTCTGCTTTACTTGGTCAGAAACTTAACATCATTGGAGATAAAGTAAAGTTTATTACAAACATAGAAGAGGATCAGTTAAACACCACTATGAAGATCCTGGACTATGTCGAGTGTTGCATCACCGAGAAGCCGGATGAGGGGAGACTGACGGACTTGGTGATGACCCTGCTTCAAACACATTTTCAAAGGATCTCCATCTACTCCAGCGCACTGATGAAATCCATTTCAGGATGGCTCGGCCAGCAGTTCAACGCGGCTAACGGCGCTATCAGTCATCGGGTTGAAGATTTTAAGGCCCAGCATATTGAACACATCACAGACCTGCCGCCTCCAGAGGAACTGGCGTCTGAACTTTTCCCAGAGGCCATGAGGAATCTTCTCGCCCACTGGATGGGTTTGAGCGAAGAGGCAGACGAATGGAAAAGGCACAGCGAATATCCCATCTTATTGCTTATCCTCGAATTTGCCAATCACAATCTTATCACAGGAGTGGCCCATGTATTATATTCCAGTTTAATATCCAAATAA
- the rsrc2 gene encoding arginine/serine-rich coiled-coil protein 2 isoform X2 — translation MELSDKGHDRLSEEKEERQRRKDRKSPKTRSTSRSRSRERRHHNRNWDKKRSRSRSGDKRSRSREKKRRGRSPSNSKTKHRHRSRSREKKKRVEKTRRRSRSRSVSPVAFRGRNTAMDAQEALARRLERAKKLQEQKEKELLEKQHQERTAATTPLLCDAATAAAGPALNVAALLASGTQVTPQIAMAAQMAALQAKTLAETGIAVPSYYNPSAVNPMKFAEQEKKRKMLWQGKKEGDNKSQTAELWEKLNFGNKDQNVKFRKLMGIKGEEESGPSGGGAAAAAAHEEDGLKTLQQQEEMFRNLDVQYEMARSQTHTQRGMGLGFSSSFSSRGMDAV, via the exons ATGGAGCTGTCGGATAAGGGCCACGATAGGCTGTCTGAAGAAAAGGAGGAACGGCAACGTCGTAAAGACAGGAAGTCCCCCAAGACGAGAAGCACGTCGAGATCACGCTCTCGAGAAAG ACGACACCATAATCGAAACTGGGACAAAAAAAGATCTCGCTCACGCAGCGGTGACAAGAGATCGAGGAGTCGTGAGAAGAAGAGACGGGGCAGATCTCCATCAAACTCCAAAACCAAACACAGACATCGCAGCAGAAGCAG agagaagaagaagagaGTGGAAAAAACGAGGAGGAGAAGTCGTAGCCGATCAGTCAGTCCTGTGGCTTTCAGGGGCAGAAACACAGCCATGGATGCTCAGGAGGCGCTGGCAAGAAG GTTGGAAAGAGCAAAGAAACTTCAAgaacagaaagagaaagagcTGCTAGAAAAACAACATCAGGAGAGAACAGCAG CAACGACTCCGTTGTTGTGTGACGCGGCCACTGCCGCGGCCGGCCCTGCTCTGAACGTTGCCGCTCTGCTGGCTTCCGGCACGCAGGTCACCCCGCAGATCGCCATGGCTGCTCAGATGGCGGCGCTTCAGGCCAAAACGCTGGCAGAGACTGGCATCGCTGTGCCGAGTTACTACAATCCCTCTGCGGTCAATCCGATGAAGTTTGCCGAGCAGGAGAAGAAGAGGAAGATGTTGTGGCAAGGGAAGAAAGAAGGG GACAACAAGTCACAGACGGCTGAGCTTTGGGAAAAGCTCAATTTCGGCAACAAGGACCAAAATGTTAAATTTCGCAAACTGATGGGCATTAAA GGTGAAGAGGAAAGCGGTCCATCAGGAGGAggagcagcagcagcagcagctcACGAAGAAGATGGTTTGAAGACCTTGCAGCAGCAGGAGGAGATGTTTCGCAACCTGGACGTCCAGTACGAGATGGCACGATCGCAGACGCACACACAGAGAGGAATGGGCCTCGGCTTCTCCTCCTCTTTCTCCTCCAGGGGAATGGATGCCGTTTGA